In one window of Prevotella fusca JCM 17724 DNA:
- a CDS encoding dicarboxylate/amino acid:cation symporter, which translates to MQKKIRIGLLPRVIIAILLGLFLGYYLPAPAVRAFLTFNSIFSQFLGFMIPLIIIGLVAPAIAGIGKGAGKLLLATVAIAYIDTIVAGGLSYGTGTWLFPSMIASTGGSMPHLDKAVELTPYFTINIPAMVDVMSSLVFSFIIGLGIAYGGLRTMESVFNEFKAIIEKVIEKAIIPLLPLYIFGVFLNMTHNGQARQVLLVFSQIIIVILVLHILILVYEFCIAGAIIKRNPFRLLWNMLPAYLTALGTSSSAATIPVTLKQTEKNGVSKEVAGFVVPLCATIHLSGSAMKITACALTICLLTGLPHDPGLFIYFILMLAIIMVAAPGVPGGAIMAALAPLSSILGFNEEAQALMIALYIAMDSFGTACNVTGDGAISIVVNRFFGKK; encoded by the coding sequence ATGCAAAAGAAAATCAGAATTGGACTACTCCCACGAGTTATCATAGCTATCCTGCTCGGATTATTCCTTGGCTATTATCTCCCGGCACCTGCGGTAAGAGCGTTTCTGACTTTCAACAGTATCTTCAGTCAGTTCCTTGGCTTCATGATACCGCTCATTATCATCGGACTGGTAGCACCTGCTATTGCCGGTATCGGCAAGGGGGCTGGCAAACTGCTGCTTGCAACAGTTGCCATTGCATACATTGACACAATCGTGGCTGGCGGACTTTCGTATGGAACAGGAACATGGCTGTTCCCGTCCATGATAGCCTCAACAGGAGGAAGTATGCCGCATCTTGACAAGGCGGTTGAACTGACACCTTACTTCACCATTAACATACCTGCTATGGTTGACGTGATGAGTAGCCTGGTCTTCTCATTCATCATCGGACTCGGTATTGCATACGGTGGACTGCGCACAATGGAAAGCGTTTTCAATGAGTTCAAGGCAATCATCGAAAAGGTTATAGAAAAAGCCATTATACCTCTCCTGCCACTTTACATATTCGGTGTATTCCTCAATATGACCCATAACGGACAGGCACGGCAGGTGCTGTTGGTATTCTCACAGATTATCATCGTTATCCTTGTGCTGCATATCCTCATTCTCGTTTACGAATTCTGTATTGCAGGTGCCATCATAAAGCGTAATCCTTTCAGACTGTTATGGAACATGCTGCCTGCTTATCTGACGGCATTGGGGACAAGTTCATCAGCAGCAACCATCCCGGTGACATTGAAACAGACGGAGAAGAACGGCGTAAGCAAGGAAGTAGCAGGCTTTGTCGTCCCGCTCTGCGCTACTATACACCTCAGTGGAAGTGCTATGAAGATTACGGCCTGCGCCTTGACAATCTGCCTGCTGACAGGCTTGCCACATGACCCGGGACTCTTCATTTACTTTATTCTTATGCTCGCCATTATCATGGTGGCTGCACCTGGTGTTCCCGGTGGTGCTATCATGGCTGCATTGGCACCATTGTCAAGTATCTTAGGATTTAATGAAGAAGCACAAGCATTGATGATAGCACTGTATATCGCAATGGACAGCTTTGGTACAGCCTGCAACGTAACAGGCGACGGTGCGATTTCCATTGTTGTAAACAGGTTCTTTGGCAAGAAATAA